In Paenibacillus kyungheensis, the following are encoded in one genomic region:
- the flhB gene encoding flagellar biosynthesis protein FlhB yields the protein MAFRLRINLQLFSGEKTEEATSQKKQETRKKGQVAKSMDIPGSAVLLGGLFSLMMFSSFFMKRIEWLFTDSFLHRLSTDVTVANIMQMLGQYAIQIMLLVSPVFGVVVVLALVANYAQVGFLLVGEPIQPKFSKLDPIKGFKNIASMRSVVEFLKSILKLSVIGYLVYQTLSGASHELSKTAFMSVEAILHYTAGLTMNLGIKVGVALLILAIFDYMYQRYEHNKGIRMSKQDIKDEYKKVEGDPLIKGKIRERQRRMAMQRMMQDVPNADVIITNPTHFAVALKYDNGQMAAPQVIAKGQDYVALRIRELAKQHGVVVMENKPLARALFARSEIGDSIPGDLFQAVAEVLAYVYKMKGKTK from the coding sequence TTGGCATTCAGATTACGGATCAATCTGCAATTATTTTCTGGAGAAAAAACAGAAGAAGCAACATCTCAGAAAAAGCAAGAAACTCGTAAAAAAGGTCAAGTTGCCAAAAGTATGGATATACCTGGTTCTGCTGTATTGCTAGGTGGATTATTTTCTTTGATGATGTTTAGCAGTTTTTTTATGAAACGAATTGAATGGCTATTCACAGATTCTTTTCTACATCGTTTATCTACAGATGTTACCGTTGCTAATATTATGCAGATGCTAGGTCAATATGCGATACAAATTATGTTATTAGTATCACCGGTATTTGGTGTAGTCGTGGTACTTGCTCTGGTTGCCAACTATGCACAGGTTGGATTTTTGTTAGTTGGAGAACCTATACAGCCTAAATTCAGCAAGCTTGATCCTATTAAAGGGTTTAAAAATATTGCTTCTATGCGCTCGGTTGTTGAGTTTTTAAAATCAATATTAAAACTTTCAGTAATAGGATATTTAGTCTATCAGACGTTATCCGGCGCTTCTCATGAATTATCCAAAACAGCATTTATGTCTGTAGAAGCGATTCTTCATTACACAGCTGGATTAACAATGAACTTGGGAATCAAAGTAGGGGTGGCTTTACTGATACTTGCTATTTTTGATTATATGTATCAAAGATATGAGCACAATAAAGGTATACGGATGTCCAAACAAGATATTAAAGATGAATATAAAAAAGTGGAAGGGGATCCGTTGATAAAAGGGAAAATTCGCGAAAGACAACGCCGAATGGCGATGCAGCGAATGATGCAGGACGTTCCCAATGCTGACGTTATTATCACTAACCCGACTCACTTTGCAGTAGCTTTAAAATATGACAATGGTCAGATGGCTGCACCGCAAGTGATCGCAAAAGGACAAGATTACGTCGCCCTGCGAATAAGAGAACTAGCTAAACAACATGGAGTTGTCGTGATGGAGAACAAACCGCTTGCAAGAGCGTTGTTTGCTCGATCAGAAATTGGAGATTCTATTCCTGGAGATCTGTTTCAAGCGGTAGCAGAAGTTCTTGCTTATGTGTACAAGATGAAAGGCAAAACAAAGTAA
- the flhA gene encoding flagellar biosynthesis protein FlhA yields MKTKDLVVLAGVIGIVMMMILPIPTWLLDILLIINISLAMIILLIAMNTKEALEFSIFPAMLLITTLFRLALNISTTKLILGQGDAGSVVATFGSWIAGGQIAIGFVVFLILVVVQFIVITKGSERVAEVGARFTLDAMPGKQMSIDADLNAGLINEHQARERRSKIEREADFYGAMDGASKFVKGDAIASIIILLINLIGGFIIGMTVHGMAFADALSTYSVLTIGDGLVSQIPALLISTAAGLIVTRASSEGNLADDITSQLFSYPKLLYIVAGVITLLGIFTPIHFITTFPLAILLVFAARKMQSNLDQKVVEAEQQQEEQQIEEVRSPESVINLLQIDPIEFEFGYGLIPLADTQQGGDLLDRIIMIRRQCALELGLVVPVIRIRDNIQLKPNEYVIKIKGNVVGGGELLLNHYLAMSPGFDDDSITGIETLEPAFGLPALWIDELTKERAELSGYTVVDPPSVVATHLTELIKKHCHELLGRQETRALIDNLRENYPVLVDDLIPSVLAVGDVQKVFVKLLREKISIRDMVTIFETLADYGTYTKDPDVLTEYVRQALSRQITQQFTSQGETLRVITVGPNLEKKIAESVQQSEQGSYLALDPVSTQSMYQKMNEQVNRLLQMGQQPIVLTSPAIRMYLRQVIERTMQDIPVLSYSELEPNVEIQSVGVVNL; encoded by the coding sequence TTGAAAACTAAAGATTTGGTTGTGCTTGCGGGTGTCATAGGAATTGTTATGATGATGATTCTTCCGATCCCGACATGGCTACTCGATATATTGCTAATTATAAATATTTCCCTGGCAATGATTATTCTTCTAATTGCAATGAATACGAAAGAAGCATTAGAATTTTCTATTTTCCCAGCTATGTTGCTAATCACTACATTATTCCGGCTGGCTTTGAATATATCTACAACAAAATTGATTTTGGGACAAGGGGATGCGGGTTCAGTTGTTGCTACATTTGGTAGCTGGATCGCTGGTGGACAAATCGCTATTGGATTTGTAGTTTTCCTTATTCTTGTGGTTGTACAATTTATCGTTATTACCAAAGGTTCGGAACGGGTAGCAGAAGTTGGAGCCCGTTTTACACTCGATGCTATGCCTGGTAAGCAGATGAGTATTGATGCTGATTTGAACGCAGGTCTTATCAATGAACATCAAGCGAGAGAACGTCGTAGCAAAATCGAACGTGAAGCCGATTTCTACGGAGCTATGGATGGTGCGAGTAAATTTGTTAAAGGGGATGCTATTGCGAGTATTATCATCCTCTTAATTAATCTAATTGGTGGATTTATTATCGGGATGACTGTTCACGGAATGGCATTCGCTGATGCACTTTCAACGTATTCTGTTTTAACAATTGGTGATGGTCTCGTGAGCCAGATTCCAGCATTGCTTATTTCCACAGCTGCTGGTCTGATTGTAACCCGTGCTTCTTCTGAGGGTAACTTAGCAGATGATATCACTTCACAACTATTCTCATATCCCAAATTGTTATATATCGTAGCAGGCGTAATTACACTGTTAGGTATTTTTACACCGATTCACTTTATTACAACATTCCCTCTAGCTATTCTGTTAGTATTTGCTGCTCGGAAGATGCAGTCGAATCTGGATCAAAAAGTGGTCGAAGCAGAACAGCAACAAGAAGAACAGCAGATTGAAGAAGTACGTAGTCCAGAAAGTGTTATCAATTTATTGCAGATTGATCCAATCGAATTTGAATTTGGATATGGTTTGATTCCTCTTGCAGATACGCAACAGGGCGGAGATTTATTAGACCGTATTATTATGATTCGTCGTCAATGTGCGCTAGAACTAGGTCTTGTGGTACCTGTTATCCGTATTCGGGATAATATTCAATTAAAACCGAACGAATATGTCATCAAAATTAAAGGAAATGTTGTAGGTGGTGGTGAATTACTACTAAATCACTATCTCGCTATGAGTCCTGGGTTTGATGATGATTCGATTACGGGTATAGAGACTTTAGAACCAGCTTTTGGATTGCCTGCATTATGGATAGATGAATTAACAAAAGAACGCGCTGAGTTATCAGGGTATACCGTTGTTGATCCACCTTCTGTAGTAGCTACGCATTTAACAGAATTAATCAAAAAACATTGTCACGAATTACTGGGTCGTCAAGAAACAAGAGCGCTTATCGACAACTTACGTGAGAACTATCCTGTACTTGTAGATGACTTGATTCCTTCTGTGTTAGCAGTAGGGGATGTGCAAAAAGTATTCGTTAAATTGCTAAGAGAAAAAATTTCTATTCGGGATATGGTTACAATATTCGAGACACTTGCCGATTATGGAACATATACCAAAGATCCAGATGTATTAACTGAATATGTACGTCAAGCTCTATCCCGACAAATTACGCAGCAATTTACAAGCCAGGGTGAAACACTACGTGTGATTACAGTAGGACCTAATCTGGAGAAAAAGATTGCCGAAAGTGTACAGCAATCTGAACAAGGAAGTTATCTGGCACTTGATCCGGTATCGACTCAATCGATGTATCAGAAGATGAACGAACAAGTAAATCGACTGTTACAAATGGGACAACAACCGATCGTTTTGACTTCGCCAGCTATACGCATGTATCTGCGTCAAGTGATTGAACGCACGATGCAGGATATTCCGGTTCTTTCTTACAGTGAACTTGAACCTAACGTTGAAATTCAAAGTGTCGGGGTGGTGAACTTATGA
- the flhF gene encoding flagellar biosynthesis protein FlhF, which translates to MRVKRYIVDTMPDAMLKIRTDLGSDAVILSTKELKTGGFLGMFQKKKIEVIAAVEKEQASEPVKAQPETIIPAASAVPKRVVPDAYRKSSEAFAESMRQALAGEPTQSAEGNSVASSAPAPSFNPSVPEIPQPTLQHIPLVPEEPVHRVSEYNGSADGLQQEKLFEELREMKKMMAELSREKEMAALPESLIEIADRLKKQGIQQELLDTWLSEAMGQFPAPELITTVDAKAAMKFQIEQFTQSRIGGGINTSTKIVYVAGPTGVGKTTTIAKLAAEQLFKYKRKVGFITSDTYRISAVEQLRTYASILGVPLEVVQSPGDLQRSLQRLAECDLILMDTAGRNYRNELLVSELQSLLAPLENSETYLVLSFTSKTEDMRTITEHFSKYPLDKVIFTKADETGSYGALFNLLQEYPLRLSYMTNGQNVPDDLLMPSPDFLANLLLGEILP; encoded by the coding sequence ATGAGGGTAAAACGATATATCGTTGATACAATGCCCGATGCGATGTTAAAAATTCGAACTGATCTTGGTAGCGATGCTGTAATTTTAAGTACAAAAGAGCTAAAAACCGGTGGTTTTCTAGGAATGTTTCAGAAGAAAAAGATTGAAGTCATTGCCGCAGTAGAAAAAGAGCAAGCTTCTGAACCAGTCAAAGCGCAGCCAGAAACGATTATTCCGGCTGCCTCTGCTGTACCTAAACGTGTAGTACCGGATGCCTATCGCAAATCAAGCGAAGCTTTTGCTGAATCGATGCGCCAAGCACTTGCTGGAGAACCAACCCAGTCAGCAGAAGGTAACTCGGTAGCTTCTTCAGCACCAGCTCCATCATTTAATCCATCGGTACCGGAGATTCCGCAACCAACTTTACAGCATATTCCTTTAGTACCTGAGGAACCTGTACATCGCGTCTCAGAATATAATGGGTCAGCAGATGGTCTTCAACAAGAGAAGTTGTTTGAAGAATTGCGTGAAATGAAAAAAATGATGGCTGAATTGAGCCGCGAAAAAGAAATGGCAGCATTACCTGAATCATTAATCGAAATCGCAGATCGTTTAAAGAAACAAGGCATTCAACAAGAACTGCTAGATACGTGGTTAAGCGAAGCGATGGGGCAATTTCCAGCGCCTGAATTAATTACTACCGTAGATGCCAAAGCAGCAATGAAATTTCAGATCGAACAGTTTACGCAATCACGCATCGGTGGAGGCATCAACACTTCTACCAAAATTGTATACGTCGCAGGTCCTACGGGAGTAGGTAAGACGACTACAATTGCAAAGTTGGCTGCTGAACAGTTATTCAAATATAAACGTAAAGTAGGTTTTATTACTTCGGATACATATCGTATCTCGGCAGTAGAGCAGCTTAGAACCTATGCTTCTATTTTGGGGGTTCCTTTAGAAGTGGTTCAATCTCCCGGAGATTTGCAGCGCTCACTACAACGTTTAGCTGAATGTGATCTGATTCTAATGGATACGGCAGGACGTAACTACCGCAACGAATTACTTGTTTCTGAATTACAAAGTTTGTTGGCTCCTTTGGAAAATAGTGAGACGTATCTAGTGTTATCGTTTACTTCCAAAACGGAAGATATGAGAACGATCACAGAACATTTCAGCAAATACCCATTGGACAAAGTGATCTTCACCAAAGCAGATGAAACAGGAAGCTATGGTGCATTATTCAATCTTCTTCAGGAATATCCATTACGACTATCGTATATGACCAATGGACAAAATGTACCTGATGATCTGTTGATGCCAAGTCCAGATTTTCTCGCTAATCTATTACTTGGAGAGATATTGCCATGA
- a CDS encoding MinD/ParA family protein — protein MMDQAQSLRNLMSSKTVQPPQTEPRSAKFITITSGKGGVGKSNFTLNFALALQRLGRKVLVFDADIGMANIDVLMGVRSKFNLSHLLSGEKQINEIIEKGAGSLPYIAGGSGLSSLFSLSDKDLIYFTDQIQKVATDMDYILFDTGAGLSKETLQFIMSADECIVVTTPEPTSITDAYALIKVVHGMEEDVSFKLVVNRAENEKEAVQTSDKIRLVTSRFLNLEIPLLGFVSDDSHVSQSVKKQVPFSIYSPGCLASKDIQQLAQRYMVAPNASSEGTLTGIKGFMQKWLKRTK, from the coding sequence ATGATGGATCAAGCCCAATCATTAAGAAATTTGATGTCGTCTAAAACGGTACAACCTCCTCAAACAGAACCACGCAGTGCGAAGTTTATTACAATCACTAGCGGTAAAGGTGGAGTAGGAAAATCGAATTTCACGCTTAATTTTGCGCTTGCACTTCAGCGACTAGGGCGGAAAGTACTGGTATTTGATGCCGATATTGGAATGGCGAATATCGATGTACTGATGGGTGTGCGATCTAAATTCAATTTATCTCATCTGCTTAGCGGAGAGAAACAGATCAACGAGATTATTGAAAAGGGAGCAGGATCATTACCTTATATTGCAGGTGGGTCCGGACTGTCTTCATTGTTCTCTTTATCTGATAAAGATTTGATCTATTTTACAGATCAGATTCAGAAAGTCGCCACAGACATGGATTACATTTTGTTTGACACTGGCGCAGGTTTATCAAAAGAAACACTACAATTTATTATGTCAGCTGACGAATGTATAGTAGTGACTACTCCAGAACCAACTTCGATTACAGATGCTTATGCTTTGATTAAAGTGGTGCATGGTATGGAAGAAGATGTGTCTTTCAAACTAGTAGTAAACCGGGCTGAAAATGAAAAAGAAGCCGTACAAACATCAGACAAAATTAGATTGGTTACTAGCCGCTTTCTGAACTTGGAAATTCCGCTTTTGGGATTTGTAAGTGACGATTCTCATGTTAGTCAATCCGTAAAAAAACAAGTTCCTTTTTCAATTTACTCTCCAGGATGTCTTGCTTCTAAAGACATTCAACAGTTGGCTCAACGCTACATGGTTGCACCAAATGCAAGTTCAGAAGGAACCTTAACAGGAATCAAAGGATTTATGCAAAAATGGCTCAAACGGACTAAATGA